Proteins from one Chitinophaga oryzae genomic window:
- the rhuM gene encoding RhuM family protein: MLIYQTQDGQTSIDVKLEDDTIWLTQVQMVELFQQTKQNISLHINNIYKEEELEKTATIKESLITRAEGTRQVTKQTNFYSLDVVISVGYRVKSRRGTQFRIWANKVLKDYLVQGYALNEQRLKEQSEQLTSLKNTIRLLGNVMESQPLQADEATGLLRVLTDYAYALDVLDKYDHQQLAIAETTTNAIFQITYSTAMEAIHGLKDKFGGSSLFGNEKDDSFRSSLTTIYQTFDGKELYPSIEEKAAHLLYFVIKNHSFSDGNKRIAAFLFIWFMEKNNLLYKPDGSKRIADNALVALTLMIAESKADEMDMMIKVVVNLINILN; this comes from the coding sequence ATGCTTATCTATCAAACACAGGATGGACAAACGTCTATTGATGTCAAACTGGAAGATGACACAATATGGCTTACTCAGGTTCAGATGGTTGAGTTATTTCAACAAACTAAACAAAACATTAGCCTTCACATCAACAACATTTACAAGGAGGAAGAATTAGAAAAAACCGCTACAATCAAAGAATCATTGATTACACGAGCGGAAGGCACCCGACAAGTAACCAAACAAACCAATTTTTACTCTCTTGACGTCGTCATTTCAGTAGGTTATCGTGTTAAATCACGTCGAGGCACCCAATTCAGGATCTGGGCCAACAAGGTGCTTAAAGATTATCTGGTACAAGGCTATGCCTTGAACGAGCAACGGCTGAAAGAACAGAGCGAGCAACTGACGTCGCTCAAAAACACCATCCGGCTATTGGGGAACGTAATGGAAAGTCAGCCCCTGCAAGCTGACGAAGCAACCGGTCTGTTGAGGGTCTTAACTGACTATGCCTATGCATTGGACGTATTAGACAAATACGACCATCAACAACTCGCTATAGCGGAAACTACTACTAATGCTATCTTTCAGATCACCTACTCAACCGCCATGGAAGCGATTCACGGCCTGAAAGACAAGTTTGGAGGCAGCAGTTTATTTGGTAACGAGAAAGATGATTCATTTCGCAGCTCACTGACTACCATCTATCAAACCTTCGATGGCAAGGAACTATATCCCAGCATTGAAGAAAAAGCAGCGCACCTGTTATATTTTGTAATTAAAAACCATTCTTTTTCAGATGGCAACAAACGGATTGCTGCTTTTCTCTTCATATGGTTTATGGAGAAAAACAATCTGCTTTACAAGCCCGATGGTTCAAAGCGTATTGCAGACAATGCACTCGTAGCATTGACATTAATGATTGCAGAAAGTAAAGCGGACGAGATGGACATGATGATCAAAGTAGTGGTTAACCTCATCAATATTTTGAACTAG